One Rosa chinensis cultivar Old Blush chromosome 3, RchiOBHm-V2, whole genome shotgun sequence DNA window includes the following coding sequences:
- the LOC121052323 gene encoding uncharacterized protein LOC121052323: protein MSGSSEPPKYTKTPLHVIQARIEKLKKNSDLFDVQVTTPLQFRELQLDSEGNRVEGESEASDTSVVPSPHQTPPPSPRALLVIQPPPPPMALTIRQLSTSVIPPGGVPTCITYPAAAEGATADFELKSGLLHRLPTFHGLSMEDPNQHLMEFQFICTSMKPQGADEHILKLKAFPFSLADKAKQWLYELPSGRIASWADMMKAFLEKYFPTSRIIMLRKKISGIQQGQDESYAEYFERFKSLITQCPQHGMKDETLLTCFYDGLIPLERDTLDAASG from the coding sequence ATGTCTGGATCGTCTGAACCACCCAAGTACACCAAAACGCCCCTCCACGTCATTCAAGCACGGATTGAAAAGCTTAAGAAAAACTCGGATCTCTTTGACGTCCAAGTTACCACTCCACTTCAATTTCGTGAGCTTCAATTAGATAGTGAAGGGAATAGAGTAGAGGGAgaatcagaagcttctgacactTCAGTTGTTCCATCACCACACCAAACGCCACCTCCATCACCTCGTGCACTCTTAGTCattcaaccaccaccaccaccaatggctctcaccatcAGGCAACTCTCTACATCTGTCATCCCACCTGGTGGCGTTCCAACTTGTATAACCTACCCTGCTGCAGCTGAGGGGGCAACTgctgattttgagttgaagtctgggctacttcatcgtcttcctacattccatggactctctatggaagatcccaaccaacacttgatggaatttcagttcatatgcactagcatgaagcctcaaggagctgatgagcatattttgaagttgaaagccttcccattttcgttggctgacaaggctAAGCAGTGGCTCTATGAGTTGCCTAGTGGACGAATTGCATCTTGGGCAGACATGATGAAGGCGTttcttgagaagtattttcctacatctcgcatcatcatgttaaggaagaagataagtggaatccaACAAGGGCAGGATGAGTCCTACGCAGAATACTTTGAGAGGTTCAAGTCTCTTAtcactcaatgccctcaacatggcatgaaggatgagaccttgctcacttgttTTTATGATGGTCTCATACCTTTGGAACGAGACACGCTAGATGCAGCTTCTGGATGA